The genomic segment CCTGTTAGAATCGCCCCCTTTTCGCGCCAGCCACGCTCACGTTACCCACGCTGAACCAGGGCCCGCCCTCAGCCCATGTCATGGAGCTAATTATCATGGCCGCAACGCCAATGCCCCTCGAAGCGCGCAACATCAAGAAGCGTTTTGGCGACACCGAGGTACTCAAAGGCCTCTCGCTACAAGCCCACAAGGGAGACGTCATCACCCTGATCGGCGCCTCCGGCTCCGGCAAGAGCACCTTTCTACGCTGCATGAACCTGCTCGAGCAGCCCGACGAGGGCGACCTGCTGATGCACGGCGAAGAGATCCGCTTCAAGCAGACCCGGCGCGGCCGCGAGCCGGCCGACTGGAAGCAGGTGGTGCGCATGCGCGCCAAGCTGTCGATGGTCTTCCAGAGCTTCAACCTGTGGGCGCACATGACGCTGCTCGAGAACATCATCGAGGCGCCGGTTCACGTGCTCGGCAAGCCCAAGAAAGAGGCCATCGAGCAGGCCCAGGCGCTGCTCGAGCGGGTCGGCCTCACGGCGCGTGCCAACGCCTACCCGGCCCAGATGTCAGGTGGCCAGCAGCAGCGCGGTGCGATCGCCCGGGCCCTGGCCATGGAGCCGGAGGTGATGCTGTTCGACGAACCCACCTCGGCGCTCGACCCGGAGCTGGTCGGCGACGTGCTCAAGGTGATGCGCGACCTGGCCGCCGAAGGCCGGACCATGGTGGTGGTCACCCACGAGATGAGCTTCGCCCGGGATGTCTCCAGCCAGGTGATCTACCTGCACCAGGGCCTGGTCGAAGAGGCCGGCCCGCCCCAGGATGTGCTGGCCAACCCAAGTTCGCCGCGCCTCCAGCAGTTCCTGGCGCCCAAGTACTGACCGCGGGAGACTCACCATGCTTGATCTGCAAGGCTACGGCCCGCGACTGATCGAAGGCGCCGGGGTCACCCTGTCACTGGCGCTGCTGTCGCTGATCCTGGCCATCGTGCTGGGCCTGCTCACCGCCAGCGCCAAGATGTCGCGCAGCTGGTCGCTGCACAAGATCGCCACCCTCTACACCACGGTGATCCGTGGCGTACCCGATCTGGTGCTGATGATGCTGCTGTTCTTCGGCGGCCAGATGGCGCTAAACGTGGCGACCGACGCCCTCTACGACCGCTTCGGGGTGGACTGGTACATCAATCTCAACGCCTTTGCCGCCGGGGTGATCACCATCGGTTTCATCTTCGGCGCCTACATGGGTGAAACCTTCCGCGGCGCCTTCCTGGCCGTCGACGAGGGCCAGATCGAGGCCGGCAAGGCCTACGGCATGAGCGACTGGCTGGTGTTCCGGCGCATCCGCTTTCCGCTGATGATGCGCCACGCCCTGCCGGGCCTCTCCAACAACTGGATGGTACTGCTCAAGACCACCGCGCTGGTCTCGGTGATCGGCCTCTCGGATATGGTTCGGGTGGCCGCCGAGGCCTCCCGCGCCACCCATGAGCCCTTTACCTTTCTGCTGCCAGTTGCGGCCATCTATCTGCTGATCGCCAGCGTCTCGGAGTGGCTCTTCGCACGGCTGCAGAAGCGCTACAACGTCGGCTTCGGAGGGCACTGACATGGAACTCATGACCTGGTTCACCGACCTGCTCGACGGCAACCTGATCTTCACCCCGCGGACCCTGGGCTACTACTGGGACGGCCTGGTGACCACCACCCAGCTGGTGTTCCTGTCGCTGCTCGCCGGCCTGATACTGGCCGTGCCGCTGGCCATCGGCCGCAGCTCGCGCCACCGCTGGATCAGCCTGCCGATCTACGCCTACACCTATGTGTTCCGCGGCACCCCGCTGCTGATCCAGCTCTACATCATTTACTACGGGGTGGTGTTCGTCGACGGCATCCAGGAGACGATCTTCTGGCCGCTGCTGCGCGAGGCCTTCTACCCGGCACTGATCGCCTTCACCCTCAACACCGCGGCCTACACCACCGAGATCTTTCGCGGCGCGATCAAGGCCACCTCGCGCGGTGAGATCGAGGCGGCCCGCGCCTACGGCATGTCCAATGCCCTGACCATGCGCCGCATCGTGCTGCCCAGCGCCTTTCGCCGCGCCCTGCCGGCCTACGGCAACGAGGTGATCTTCATGCTGCATGCCAGCGCCATCGCCAGCGTGGTCACGCTGATGGACCTGACCGGGGCGGCACGCTTCGTCTACGCGCGCTTCTACGCGCCGTTCGAGGCCTTCCTGTTCGTGGCGGCGATCTACCTGTGCCTGACCTTCGCCATCCTCTACTTCTTCCGTTTCCTCGAGAAACGGCTGCTGGCGCATCTCAGGCCGGCATGACGATGGGCCGATACCCGCCGTCAAACACGCGTTGGGAAACTGGCCTGGCAAGGCCACTTTCCCTCTTCCGGCCAGTCGCAAGCTGCGCTAATGTAGCCGGGTTCTCACCCTTGGGTGACCCCCGACAACAACAGGGACATGCATCATGAAAAAGCTGCTCACCATCACGATTCTCGGCGCCGCCATGGTCGCCGGGACCGCCCAGGCCCGCGACTACGATCACGTGCGCTTCGGCGTCGACGTGCCCTACGAGCCGATGGAGTACCGCACCCCGGACGGCGAACTGACCGGTTTCGATATCGACCTGGGTAACGCCCTGTGCGAGGAGATAGGCATCACCTGTGAGTGGATCGTGCAGGAGTGGGACGGCATCATCCCCGGCCTGATGTCGCGCAACTATGACGCCATCATGTCGTCGATGACCATCAACGACGAGCGCCGCCAGACGGTGCTGTTCTCCGACCCCTACTTCACCCCGCCGTCGGCCTGGTTCGCCCCGGCCGACAGCGAGCTCGACGACGCCACCGAGGAGAGCCTCGACGGCAAGACCATCGGCGTGCAGCGCGGCACCCTGCAGGACAACTTCGCCACCGACATGTTCGGCAGCGTAGCAAACGTCAGCCGCTACTCCACCGCCGACGACATGGTGCTGGACATGCAGGCCGGCCGCCTGGATATCGTGTTCCTCGACTATCCGGTAGGCAAGTCGACCCTGCTCGACAGCGAAAGCCGCGACTACAAGGTGGTCGGCGAGATGATCACCGAGCCCAAGGAGTACTTCGGCGACGGCTTCGGCATCGCCTTCCGCCAGCGTGACGAGGCACTCGCCGAGCGCTTCAACGAGGCCCTGGCGACGCTGCAAGACGACGGCACCTACGACGAGATCTACGAGCGCTACTTCGGCGACGACGAGTAATCCCGTCCTGCGCTCCCGGCTGCGCCGGGAGCGTTTTCCAGCCTGCCCATTGCCGAACTTGCCCCCGCAAGCTCGGCAGTATTTTGCTTTTTTCACAACAATAAGGACGTTCTCATGTACCGCTATCTTGGCATCACCCTGCTCGGCGCCGCCCTGGTGGCCGGCAGTGCCCAGGCCCGCGACAGCTATGACCACGTGCGCTTCGGCGTCGACGTGCCCTACGAGCCGATGGAGTACCGCACCCCGGACGGCGAGCTGACCGGCTTCGATATCGATCTCGGCAACGCCCTGTGCGAGCAGATGGGCATCACCTGCGAGTGGATCGAGCAGCAGTGGGACGGCATCATCCCCGGCCTGATGGCGCGCAACTACGACGCCATCATGTCGTCGATGACCATCAACGAGGAGCGCCGCGAGCAAGTGCTGTTCTCCGACGCCTACCTGACGGTGCCCTCGGCCTGGTTCGCTCCCGAAGAGAGCGAGATCGATACCGCAGACGAGCAGACCCTCGACGGCCTGACCCTCGGCGTGCAGCGCGGCACCCTGCAGGACAGCTACGCCACCGACTTCTACGGCGACGTGGCCAATGTGCGCCGCTACGCCACCGCAGACGACATGCTGCTCGACATGGAGTCGGGGCGTCTCGACCTGGTGTTCGTCAACTACCCGGTGGGCAAGACTACCCTGCTCGACAGCGAGC from the Halomonas sp. 1513 genome contains:
- a CDS encoding histidine/lysine/arginine/ornithine ABC transporter ATP-binding protein; translated protein: MAATPMPLEARNIKKRFGDTEVLKGLSLQAHKGDVITLIGASGSGKSTFLRCMNLLEQPDEGDLLMHGEEIRFKQTRRGREPADWKQVVRMRAKLSMVFQSFNLWAHMTLLENIIEAPVHVLGKPKKEAIEQAQALLERVGLTARANAYPAQMSGGQQQRGAIARALAMEPEVMLFDEPTSALDPELVGDVLKVMRDLAAEGRTMVVVTHEMSFARDVSSQVIYLHQGLVEEAGPPQDVLANPSSPRLQQFLAPKY
- a CDS encoding nickel transporter, with amino-acid sequence MYRYLGITLLGAALVAGSAQARDSYDHVRFGVDVPYEPMEYRTPDGELTGFDIDLGNALCEQMGITCEWIEQQWDGIIPGLMARNYDAIMSSMTINEERREQVLFSDAYLTVPSAWFAPEESEIDTADEQTLDGLTLGVQRGTLQDSYATDFYGDVANVRRYATADDMLLDMESGRLDLVFVNYPVGKTTLLDSERGDYRVVGEMIREPYEYFGDGIAIAFRPRDEALAERFNTALAELQESGVYDEIHDRYFSE
- a CDS encoding amino acid ABC transporter permease (with HisJPQ is involved in transport of histidine, lysine, arginine and ornithine), with translation MELMTWFTDLLDGNLIFTPRTLGYYWDGLVTTTQLVFLSLLAGLILAVPLAIGRSSRHRWISLPIYAYTYVFRGTPLLIQLYIIYYGVVFVDGIQETIFWPLLREAFYPALIAFTLNTAAYTTEIFRGAIKATSRGEIEAARAYGMSNALTMRRIVLPSAFRRALPAYGNEVIFMLHASAIASVVTLMDLTGAARFVYARFYAPFEAFLFVAAIYLCLTFAILYFFRFLEKRLLAHLRPA
- a CDS encoding nickel transporter, coding for MKKLLTITILGAAMVAGTAQARDYDHVRFGVDVPYEPMEYRTPDGELTGFDIDLGNALCEEIGITCEWIVQEWDGIIPGLMSRNYDAIMSSMTINDERRQTVLFSDPYFTPPSAWFAPADSELDDATEESLDGKTIGVQRGTLQDNFATDMFGSVANVSRYSTADDMVLDMQAGRLDIVFLDYPVGKSTLLDSESRDYKVVGEMITEPKEYFGDGFGIAFRQRDEALAERFNEALATLQDDGTYDEIYERYFGDDE
- a CDS encoding ABC transporter, which encodes MLDLQGYGPRLIEGAGVTLSLALLSLILAIVLGLLTASAKMSRSWSLHKIATLYTTVIRGVPDLVLMMLLFFGGQMALNVATDALYDRFGVDWYINLNAFAAGVITIGFIFGAYMGETFRGAFLAVDEGQIEAGKAYGMSDWLVFRRIRFPLMMRHALPGLSNNWMVLLKTTALVSVIGLSDMVRVAAEASRATHEPFTFLLPVAAIYLLIASVSEWLFARLQKRYNVGFGGH